Proteins co-encoded in one Ensifer sp. PDNC004 genomic window:
- a CDS encoding type I secretion system permease/ATPase: MSKKKEPQYKIGGMRGILIYLFGLSGIINILALTGAFYMLQIYDRALTSGSISTLVALSVLAVGLYLFQGLFDVIRSQILVRLGARLDAELAPLAHKVVIEMPRFGYSTAEATERGRDVDTLRGFLAGQGPMALFDLPWIPIYLAFVWLLHPMLGYLTLGGALVLALLTVIAEVMTRRHSSPTIKASVARSSIAESNARNSDVLHAMGMTGRAVARFEKANRRHLDCQTKTSDIGGTLSGLSKVLRMILQSAILGLGAYLAIRGQMSAGSIIASSIVTARALAPVDLAIAQWKGVVAARRSFHRLNETLGVLDERSGNLDLPAPQQSLSLDKVTTVAPSTGAVLLSEVSLELKAGQAVGLIGPSGGGKTTLARTILGIWPVLRGAVRIDGADLSQWPEGLFNQHVGYLPQDVALMDGTVSDNISRFAEAPNARAIIRAAKAAGIHEMIVHLPNGYQTELGPHGTALSAGQRQRIALARALYGDPFLVVLDEPNSNLDAEGEEALNRAILNVRERGGIVVIVAHRPSALQTVDMIGLVQGGRLVAFGPKEEILPSQKTRPLVVEKTRRADAGGQPPHRVSAAAE, encoded by the coding sequence ATGAGCAAGAAGAAAGAGCCGCAATACAAGATTGGCGGCATGCGCGGTATCCTCATCTATCTCTTCGGTCTATCGGGCATCATCAACATTCTGGCGCTGACCGGCGCCTTCTACATGCTGCAGATCTATGACCGGGCGCTGACCAGCGGCAGCATCTCGACACTGGTGGCGCTCTCGGTTCTGGCGGTCGGGCTTTACCTGTTCCAGGGTCTGTTCGACGTCATCCGTTCGCAGATCCTGGTGCGTCTCGGCGCTCGGCTCGACGCGGAACTGGCACCGCTCGCCCACAAGGTGGTGATCGAAATGCCGCGCTTCGGCTATTCGACGGCGGAGGCGACGGAACGCGGCCGCGATGTCGACACGCTGCGCGGCTTTCTCGCCGGCCAGGGACCGATGGCGCTGTTCGACCTGCCCTGGATCCCGATCTATCTCGCCTTCGTCTGGCTGCTGCATCCAATGCTCGGCTACCTCACGCTCGGCGGCGCCTTGGTTCTGGCGCTGCTGACGGTGATTGCCGAGGTCATGACGCGGCGCCATTCCAGCCCGACGATCAAGGCCTCGGTGGCGCGCAGCTCGATTGCCGAGAGCAATGCCCGCAACAGCGACGTGCTGCACGCAATGGGCATGACCGGCCGGGCCGTGGCGCGCTTCGAGAAGGCCAACCGCCGCCACCTCGACTGTCAGACCAAAACCTCCGACATCGGCGGCACCTTGTCGGGCCTGTCGAAGGTGCTGCGCATGATCCTGCAATCGGCGATCCTCGGGCTCGGCGCCTATCTGGCGATCCGCGGACAGATGTCGGCCGGCTCGATCATTGCCTCGTCGATCGTGACCGCCCGGGCGCTGGCGCCGGTCGACCTGGCAATCGCGCAGTGGAAGGGCGTCGTTGCCGCCCGCCGCAGCTTTCACCGCCTCAACGAGACGCTCGGCGTGCTCGACGAACGCAGCGGCAATCTTGACCTACCGGCGCCGCAGCAGAGCCTTAGCCTCGACAAGGTGACGACGGTCGCGCCTTCGACAGGTGCTGTGCTTCTGAGCGAGGTGAGCCTGGAACTGAAGGCCGGCCAGGCCGTGGGGCTGATCGGCCCGTCCGGTGGCGGCAAGACCACACTCGCCCGCACCATACTCGGCATCTGGCCGGTGCTGCGCGGGGCCGTGCGCATCGACGGCGCCGATCTCAGCCAGTGGCCGGAGGGGCTGTTCAACCAGCATGTCGGCTACCTGCCGCAGGACGTGGCGCTGATGGATGGCACCGTGTCCGACAATATCTCGCGCTTCGCCGAAGCGCCGAATGCGCGGGCGATCATCCGCGCCGCCAAGGCCGCCGGCATTCACGAGATGATCGTGCATCTGCCAAACGGCTACCAGACCGAGCTTGGTCCCCATGGAACGGCCCTGTCCGCGGGCCAGAGACAGCGCATCGCCTTGGCACGCGCGCTCTATGGAGACCCTTTTCTCGTGGTGCTCGACGAGCCCAACTCCAACCTCGATGCCGAAGGCGAGGAAGCGCTCAACCGGGCGATCCTCAATGTACGCGAGCGCGGCGGCATCGTCGTCATCGTCGCACATCGCCCGAGCGCGCTGCAGACGGTCGACATGATCGGCCTGGTGCAAGGCGGTCGGTTGGTCGCCTTCGGTCCGAAGGAGGAGATCCTGCCGTCGCAGAAGACCCGGCCATTGGTGGTCGAAAAGACGCGGCGCGCGGATGCTGGCGGGCAACCGCCGCACCGGGTGTCGGCGGCGGCCGAGTGA
- a CDS encoding HlyD family type I secretion periplasmic adaptor subunit → MISRENESRTNKAEDKIAKGSSQFGITSRIVVSAAFAATLLFGVGGWAAHARLSGAVITQGQVAISQQVKLIQHRDGGIVSEIAVRNGDQVRKGDVLIRLDETQTRVELAIVRGQLQQFYAMRARLKAERDGETVVSFDGLDVSEVLKVSELKLFEANRRMITSQEEQMRLQITQLEEQIRGLKAQTGSSDAEREIVEKEIAKLETLLKSGLVPVSEHRDLLRQMARIDGSKGELVARIAEAVGQISELRIKLLAIDQNIRKETQTQIVGIEAKIAELSEREVAARDRLSRMVVRAPVDGLVYDLQVHTIGGIIAPGASVMSIVPEDDDLTVEIRIPPADIDRIAPGRASRLRFTVFNQRTTPELDGRVGVVAAATTIDRATGQPYYLATVDITQALDKLGDRKLMPGMPVEVYVQTDERTAISYLTKPFTDQMLRAFREE, encoded by the coding sequence ATGATCAGCAGAGAGAACGAGAGCAGGACCAACAAGGCCGAAGACAAGATCGCAAAGGGCAGCAGCCAGTTCGGCATCACCTCGCGCATCGTCGTCTCCGCCGCCTTTGCCGCAACCCTGCTCTTCGGCGTCGGTGGGTGGGCCGCCCACGCCCGGCTTTCCGGGGCTGTCATCACGCAAGGCCAGGTCGCCATCTCCCAGCAGGTCAAGCTCATCCAGCACCGTGACGGCGGTATCGTCTCCGAGATTGCGGTGCGCAACGGCGACCAGGTCAGGAAGGGCGACGTGCTCATCCGTCTGGACGAAACACAGACCCGGGTGGAGCTTGCGATCGTGCGCGGCCAATTGCAACAGTTCTACGCTATGCGCGCTCGGTTGAAGGCCGAGCGGGATGGCGAGACCGTTGTTTCTTTCGACGGCCTCGATGTCAGCGAGGTGCTGAAGGTCAGCGAACTCAAGCTGTTTGAGGCCAACCGCCGGATGATCACCAGCCAGGAAGAGCAGATGCGCCTGCAGATCACCCAGCTCGAGGAGCAGATCCGCGGCCTCAAGGCCCAGACCGGCTCGAGCGACGCCGAAAGGGAAATCGTCGAGAAGGAAATCGCCAAGCTCGAGACCTTGCTGAAGAGCGGTCTGGTGCCGGTCTCCGAACACCGCGACCTCCTGCGGCAGATGGCTCGCATCGATGGATCCAAGGGCGAACTCGTCGCGCGGATCGCAGAAGCAGTCGGGCAGATCAGCGAACTGCGCATCAAACTGCTCGCCATCGACCAGAACATCCGCAAGGAAACCCAGACCCAGATCGTCGGCATCGAGGCCAAGATCGCCGAACTCAGCGAGCGCGAGGTCGCCGCCCGCGACCGACTGTCGCGCATGGTGGTGCGCGCCCCTGTCGACGGTCTCGTCTACGACCTGCAGGTCCACACGATCGGCGGCATCATCGCCCCCGGCGCCAGCGTGATGTCGATCGTGCCCGAGGACGATGATCTTACTGTCGAAATCCGCATCCCGCCGGCCGACATCGACCGCATCGCACCGGGCCGGGCCAGCCGCCTGCGCTTCACCGTCTTCAACCAGCGTACGACCCCGGAACTCGATGGCCGGGTCGGTGTGGTCGCCGCCGCAACGACGATCGATCGCGCCACCGGACAGCCCTACTATCTCGCCACGGTCGACATCACCCAGGCGCTGGACAAGCTCGGCGACCGCAAGCTGATGCCGGGCATGCCGGTCGAAGTCTATGTCCAGACGGACGAGCGCACGGCCATCTCCTATCTGACGAAGCCCTTCACCGACCAAATGCTTCGAGCCTTCCGCGAGGAGTGA
- a CDS encoding calcium-binding protein has translation MDEKLILKRPDSQQAIAPMNRYAIADKPERKRGRLVLSALFLGALGSVFGSKEGESEPAKHEPDPAPVGPGQPSDLLDMSGALGAIEDAAAYVQALLQDLAFPDEAIPAKLGRLRSSVRLAFDDGQPTTDLIDERPYKTSARPANDNGPLDFDFPALASFGSSPPGGEEGDDDDDDDGGSPGDDDDDDDDDDEPGGPGGPGDGDDDDDGSARSNRLPVVTGRNVLANGLMNLSAVILLNDLLANTVDPDGDGLSIANLTVSNGSIRSYGEGMWLYTPERGDLGEVTFTYSVSDGTGRTVNGASMTLMDWPANEIRGTNGDDVMRGTPQKDIIAALGGDDIVYGRESDDIILGGSGDDTLLGGDGNDTLYGEAGNDRLFGGRGNDILFGGAGDDHLYGEEGDDILLGEAGDDYLSGGAGNDRLFGEEGRDVLDGDAGNDLVDGGAGNDRLTGGSGEDTVLAGGGDDVIVTGLAAEEARSASPPANDGNDRYSGGEGHDTLDASTAQDTVVIDLAAGTATGTEIGSDTIESIESVIGGSGDDRITGDERCNTLIGKDGNDVIAGNAGDDTLIGGKGDDVVSGGAGNDTILVLAFDGSGDADDDGDDTYSGGDGIDTLDLSALVQAVLADMETGIAEGEEIGEDRIEDFEIIVGGRGNDRISGSRGDDMLFGGNGDDRLRGRDGDDVLVGGAGDDELKGEDGNDTFVVVLLPGTDDGDDSIDGGDGVDRYDASAATQAVVIDLDRGIATGVEIGNDSLSSVETAIGGKGDDIVVASNAVNFLAGGAGADIFVFRSLAALANGGEGRDEIRDFQVGDRIDLSKIAEAIGGLVFAPFADDGSPAPVNRITFYHETFSDSERTVVRAVIDLERDEDLEFLIAGRHALTEQDFILAAIETAGEQQRDAV, from the coding sequence ATGGACGAAAAGCTCATCCTGAAGCGCCCCGACAGTCAGCAGGCGATCGCGCCGATGAACCGGTACGCGATCGCCGACAAGCCCGAGCGCAAGCGTGGGCGGCTGGTACTGTCGGCGCTGTTCCTCGGCGCACTCGGTTCGGTGTTCGGCAGCAAGGAAGGCGAAAGCGAACCGGCAAAGCACGAACCGGATCCCGCACCTGTCGGGCCCGGCCAGCCGAGCGACCTGCTCGACATGTCAGGGGCGCTCGGGGCGATCGAGGATGCCGCCGCCTACGTTCAGGCGCTGCTGCAAGACCTGGCGTTTCCGGACGAAGCCATCCCGGCAAAGCTCGGTCGCCTGCGCTCATCGGTGCGGCTTGCCTTCGATGACGGCCAGCCCACGACCGACCTCATCGACGAGCGGCCCTACAAGACAAGCGCACGCCCCGCCAACGACAACGGCCCGCTGGATTTCGACTTCCCCGCTCTGGCGTCCTTCGGTAGTTCGCCACCCGGCGGCGAGGAGGGCGATGATGATGATGATGATGACGGTGGTAGCCCGGGCGATGACGACGACGATGACGATGACGATGACGAGCCCGGTGGTCCTGGTGGTCCCGGCGATGGTGACGATGACGACGACGGCAGTGCTCGCAGCAATCGCCTGCCTGTTGTCACCGGACGCAATGTGCTCGCCAACGGCCTGATGAACCTCTCGGCCGTCATCCTGTTGAACGACCTGCTCGCCAACACGGTCGATCCGGACGGCGACGGGCTGTCGATCGCCAACCTGACGGTATCCAATGGTTCGATCCGCTCCTACGGCGAGGGCATGTGGCTCTATACGCCGGAGCGTGGCGATCTCGGCGAAGTCACCTTCACCTATTCGGTTTCGGATGGCACCGGCCGTACCGTCAATGGCGCGTCGATGACGCTGATGGACTGGCCGGCGAACGAGATCCGCGGCACCAACGGCGACGACGTGATGCGCGGCACGCCGCAGAAGGACATCATCGCGGCCCTTGGCGGTGACGACATCGTCTATGGCCGCGAGTCCGACGACATCATCCTCGGCGGCAGCGGCGACGACACGCTGCTCGGCGGCGATGGCAACGACACGCTTTATGGTGAAGCCGGCAACGACCGCCTCTTTGGCGGGCGCGGCAACGACATCCTGTTCGGCGGGGCAGGGGACGATCATCTCTATGGCGAGGAGGGAGACGATATCCTGCTTGGCGAGGCCGGCGACGACTATCTCTCCGGCGGTGCTGGCAACGATCGCCTGTTTGGCGAGGAGGGTCGCGATGTACTCGATGGCGATGCCGGCAACGATCTCGTCGACGGCGGGGCCGGTAACGACCGGCTGACCGGCGGTTCCGGCGAGGATACAGTGCTTGCCGGAGGCGGCGACGACGTCATCGTCACCGGCCTTGCCGCCGAGGAAGCGCGCAGCGCATCGCCGCCCGCCAATGACGGTAACGACCGCTATTCCGGTGGCGAAGGCCATGACACGCTCGACGCCAGCACCGCACAGGACACGGTTGTCATCGACCTCGCCGCAGGCACTGCGACAGGTACGGAAATCGGCTCCGATACGATCGAGAGCATCGAAAGCGTGATCGGCGGTTCCGGCGACGACCGGATCACCGGCGACGAGCGTTGCAACACACTGATCGGCAAGGACGGCAACGACGTGATTGCCGGAAATGCCGGCGACGACACGCTGATTGGCGGCAAGGGTGACGATGTCGTCTCCGGAGGCGCCGGCAACGACACGATCCTGGTGCTCGCCTTCGATGGCAGCGGCGACGCTGACGATGACGGCGATGACACCTATAGCGGCGGCGATGGCATCGACACGCTCGATCTGTCCGCGCTGGTGCAGGCGGTTCTCGCCGATATGGAGACCGGCATCGCCGAGGGCGAGGAGATCGGCGAGGATCGCATCGAAGACTTCGAGATCATCGTCGGCGGGCGCGGCAACGACCGGATTTCCGGCAGTCGCGGCGACGACATGCTATTTGGCGGAAACGGAGACGACAGGCTGCGTGGCCGCGACGGCGATGACGTGCTCGTCGGCGGTGCCGGCGACGACGAACTGAAGGGCGAGGATGGCAACGATACCTTCGTCGTGGTCCTCCTGCCCGGTACCGACGACGGAGACGATTCGATCGACGGCGGTGATGGCGTTGATCGCTACGATGCCTCCGCAGCCACGCAGGCCGTGGTGATCGATCTCGACCGCGGCATTGCCACGGGCGTCGAGATCGGCAACGACAGCCTGAGTTCCGTCGAAACCGCGATCGGCGGCAAGGGCGACGACATCGTCGTCGCCAGCAACGCCGTCAACTTCCTGGCCGGAGGTGCTGGGGCGGATATCTTCGTCTTCCGCAGCCTCGCCGCTCTTGCCAATGGCGGGGAGGGGCGCGATGAGATCCGCGACTTCCAGGTCGGCGATCGCATCGACCTGTCGAAGATTGCCGAAGCCATCGGCGGCCTCGTCTTTGCGCCCTTTGCCGACGACGGCAGCCCGGCGCCGGTCAACCGCATCACCTTCTATCACGAGACTTTCAGCGACAGCGAGCGCACGGTCGTGCGCGCCGTCATCGATCTCGAGCGCGATGAGGACCTCGAGTTCCTGATCGCCGGCCGCCACGCGCTGACCGAGCAGGACTTCATTCTCGCCGCCATCGAGACGGCCGGGGAGCAGCAGAGAGACGCCGTCTAA